A DNA window from Porphyromonas gingivalis ATCC 33277 contains the following coding sequences:
- a CDS encoding FprA family A-type flavoprotein gives MYQVPQVTDSVYYVGVNDRSKSLFENMWPLPYGVSYNSYLVVDEKVALIDTVDVCYSEIFFKKLDTVLKGRPIDYLIVDHMEPDHSGSIGLLRQRYPNMQIVGNKKTHGMLEGYHHITEGLLEVKEGDKLSLGKNELTFIFAPMVHWPEVMFTYMPTQQVLFSADAFGTFGTLDGHIFDKDMDLSFRWEEMYRYYACIVGKYGSFVQKVLTKFKEANLPVQYICSTHGPVWTLAHFSEAFDLYDRMSRYEAEEGAVILYGTMYGNTEVLADTIAQGIAAGGIRNVVCHNVAFSPASNILRDIFKYKAVIIGSPTYSNEIFSPIKNIMEMIRLREVKDRYLSVFGSFTWAGQAVKKIVPFAEEMGWEMVGEPLEQKMSTTDELYEKGWELGNKIAERLKADRQ, from the coding sequence ATGTATCAAGTTCCTCAAGTAACAGACTCCGTTTACTACGTGGGCGTGAATGACCGCTCGAAAAGTCTCTTCGAGAATATGTGGCCGTTGCCATACGGTGTATCGTACAATTCGTATCTTGTCGTGGACGAAAAAGTAGCCCTCATCGACACAGTAGATGTTTGCTATTCGGAGATTTTCTTCAAGAAGTTGGATACAGTCCTCAAAGGACGCCCTATCGACTATCTTATCGTCGATCACATGGAGCCGGACCATAGTGGCTCGATAGGCCTGCTGCGCCAACGCTATCCCAATATGCAAATCGTCGGCAACAAGAAGACTCATGGGATGCTCGAAGGCTACCACCACATTACCGAAGGACTTCTAGAGGTAAAAGAAGGCGACAAACTCTCCCTCGGCAAAAATGAGCTTACTTTCATTTTCGCTCCGATGGTACACTGGCCGGAAGTAATGTTCACCTACATGCCAACCCAACAGGTCTTGTTCTCTGCCGATGCTTTCGGTACGTTCGGTACACTGGACGGACATATATTCGACAAGGATATGGATCTCTCTTTCCGCTGGGAGGAGATGTACCGCTACTACGCTTGCATTGTGGGCAAGTACGGCAGCTTTGTACAGAAAGTACTCACCAAATTCAAGGAAGCCAATCTGCCTGTTCAATATATATGCTCTACGCACGGCCCCGTTTGGACACTGGCACACTTCTCTGAAGCCTTCGACCTCTACGATCGGATGAGCCGCTACGAAGCCGAAGAAGGTGCAGTGATTCTCTACGGCACTATGTACGGCAATACGGAAGTATTGGCAGATACGATCGCACAGGGCATTGCTGCAGGAGGCATCCGCAACGTTGTATGCCACAATGTAGCATTCAGTCCGGCATCTAACATCCTGCGCGACATCTTTAAGTACAAGGCAGTGATAATCGGTAGCCCCACATACAGCAATGAGATCTTTTCACCGATCAAGAATATCATGGAAATGATCCGTCTTCGCGAGGTAAAAGATCGCTATCTGAGCGTATTCGGCTCCTTTACATGGGCCGGTCAGGCTGTGAAAAAGATAGTTCCTTTTGCAGAAGAAATGGGTTGGGAAATGGTAGGCGAACCTTTGGAACAAAAGATGTCTACCACAGACGAACTGTACGAGAAGGGTTGGGAGCTTGGCAATAAAATAGCCGAACGCCTGAAAGCTGATCGTCAGTAA
- a CDS encoding diaminopimelate dehydrogenase, translating into MTDDKKIRAAIVGYGNIGRYALQALREAPDFEIAGIVRRNPDEVPFELRPFRVVSDIEQLESVDVALVCSPSREVERTALEILKKGICTADSFDIHDGILALRRSLGDAAGKSGAAAVIASGWDPGSDSVVRTLMQAIVPKGITYTNFGPGMSMGHTVAVKVIDGVKAALSMTIPLGTGVHRRMVYVELLPGHNLEEVSAAIKADEYFVHDETHVIQVDDVDALIDMGHGVHMVRKGVSGSTQNQRMSFDMEINNPALTGQVLVCAARAAMRQQPGAYTLQEIPIIDLLPGDREQWIGKLC; encoded by the coding sequence ATGACAGACGACAAAAAGATTCGGGCAGCCATCGTAGGCTACGGCAATATCGGTCGGTATGCCTTGCAAGCGCTTAGAGAAGCTCCCGATTTTGAAATAGCCGGCATTGTCCGCCGCAATCCGGACGAGGTTCCCTTCGAGCTCCGGCCTTTCCGTGTAGTATCCGACATCGAGCAACTCGAATCGGTCGATGTGGCCTTGGTTTGCTCACCAAGTCGTGAAGTAGAGCGAACAGCCTTGGAGATATTGAAAAAGGGAATATGCACTGCTGACAGTTTCGACATCCACGACGGTATTTTGGCCTTGCGTCGATCGTTGGGAGACGCCGCCGGGAAAAGTGGGGCGGCAGCCGTCATCGCTTCGGGCTGGGATCCCGGCAGCGACTCTGTAGTGCGCACACTGATGCAGGCTATCGTACCCAAAGGGATCACCTACACGAACTTCGGTCCGGGCATGAGCATGGGGCACACCGTAGCCGTAAAAGTCATAGACGGTGTCAAGGCCGCACTTTCTATGACCATTCCTCTCGGAACGGGTGTACATCGTCGCATGGTTTACGTAGAACTGCTTCCGGGACACAACTTGGAGGAGGTATCGGCTGCCATCAAAGCAGACGAGTATTTCGTTCATGACGAAACCCACGTGATACAGGTAGATGATGTGGATGCCCTCATCGATATGGGGCATGGCGTCCACATGGTGCGTAAGGGTGTAAGCGGCTCCACACAAAACCAGCGAATGTCATTCGACATGGAGATAAACAACCCCGCTCTCACCGGACAAGTACTGGTCTGTGCAGCTCGAGCAGCCATGCGCCAACAACCCGGAGCTTACACCCTACAGGAAATCCCCATCATAGACCTTCTCCCCGGAGACAGGGAGCAGTGGATAGGAAAACTTTGTTGA
- the nagB gene encoding glucosamine-6-phosphate deaminase, giving the protein MRLIIEPDYDKLSTWAADYVIERIHKAAPTAEKPFVLGLPTGSSPIGMYRELVKACKEGCISFRHVITFNMDEYVGLATEHPESYHSFMHRHLFDHIDILPQNIHILNGNAPDLTAECDAYERAIEAAGGIDLFIGGIGPDGHIAFNEPGSSLTSRTRIKTLTTDTVLANSRFFDNDTNQVPKRALTVGVGTIMDAREVMILVNGHTKARALREAVEGAVSQMWTITALQLHRQSIIVCDEAACVELKVGTYNYFKDIERNNL; this is encoded by the coding sequence ATGAGATTAATCATAGAGCCGGATTACGACAAACTCTCTACATGGGCAGCCGACTACGTCATCGAGCGTATCCATAAAGCAGCTCCTACGGCCGAAAAACCGTTTGTACTCGGTCTACCGACAGGTTCTTCGCCGATAGGAATGTACAGAGAGTTGGTGAAAGCATGCAAAGAAGGATGCATATCTTTTCGCCACGTAATCACCTTCAACATGGATGAATACGTAGGCCTTGCTACAGAGCATCCGGAGAGCTATCATTCATTCATGCATCGGCATTTATTCGACCATATCGACATCCTGCCTCAGAACATCCACATTCTCAATGGCAATGCTCCTGACCTGACGGCCGAGTGCGATGCATACGAGAGAGCTATTGAAGCTGCCGGAGGCATAGACCTTTTCATCGGCGGGATAGGGCCTGACGGACATATCGCATTCAATGAGCCAGGGTCTTCTCTTACCTCTCGCACCCGTATCAAGACGCTAACTACAGATACCGTACTGGCTAACAGTCGCTTTTTCGACAACGATACGAATCAGGTTCCGAAACGTGCTCTCACCGTAGGAGTAGGAACAATTATGGATGCACGGGAAGTAATGATCCTCGTGAACGGACATACTAAAGCCCGTGCTCTTCGTGAAGCTGTGGAAGGTGCAGTCAGCCAAATGTGGACGATCACAGCCTTGCAGCTCCATCGTCAGAGTATCATTGTCTGTGACGAAGCTGCCTGTGTGGAGCTGAAAGTGGGCACGTACAACTACTTTAAGGATATCGAACGCAATAATCTATAA
- the lpdA gene encoding dihydrolipoyl dehydrogenase: MRYDLAIIGGGPAGYTAAERAAKGGLKTLLIEKNALGGVCLNEGCIPTKTLLYSAKVLHQIATASKYAVSGTADGLDLGKVIARKGKIIRKLTAGIRSRLTEAGVEMVTAEATVMGCDADGIIGITAGEAQYKAANLLLCTGSETFIPPIPGVEQTEYWTNREALQNKEIPTSLVIIGGGVIGMEFASFFNGIGTQVHVVEMLPEILNGIDPEHAAMLRAHYEKEGIKFYLGHKVTSVRNGAVTVEYEGETKEIEGERILMSVGRRPVLQGFESLGLELAGKGVKTNERMQTSLPNVYAAGDITGFSLLAHTAVREAEVAVDQILGKTDETMSYRAVPGVVYTNPEVAGVGETEESLRKAGRAYTVRRLPMAFSGRFVAENEQGNGECKLLLDEENRLIGAHLIGNPAGELIVTAAMAIETGMTDRQIERIIFPHPTVGEILKETLAGG; encoded by the coding sequence ATGCGCTACGACTTAGCTATCATCGGTGGAGGGCCGGCCGGTTATACGGCTGCCGAACGTGCTGCCAAAGGTGGCCTGAAAACTCTCCTAATTGAGAAGAATGCTCTCGGTGGTGTATGCCTCAACGAAGGATGTATACCGACCAAGACGCTACTCTACTCGGCCAAAGTGCTACATCAAATTGCTACGGCATCTAAATATGCAGTAAGTGGAACGGCCGACGGACTTGACCTCGGCAAGGTGATTGCCAGAAAAGGTAAAATCATTCGCAAGCTGACTGCAGGCATCCGTTCACGCCTGACAGAGGCCGGAGTAGAGATGGTGACGGCAGAAGCTACCGTAATGGGATGCGATGCAGACGGCATCATCGGCATTACTGCGGGCGAAGCACAGTACAAAGCTGCCAACCTGCTACTATGTACCGGTTCGGAGACGTTTATTCCACCCATCCCCGGAGTGGAGCAGACAGAGTATTGGACAAACCGTGAAGCTCTACAGAACAAAGAGATTCCGACCTCTCTCGTCATCATCGGTGGTGGAGTGATCGGAATGGAGTTCGCTTCTTTCTTCAACGGTATCGGTACGCAAGTGCACGTGGTGGAGATGCTGCCGGAAATACTCAACGGTATCGATCCCGAACATGCAGCTATGCTACGCGCTCACTATGAAAAAGAAGGAATCAAATTCTACCTCGGGCACAAAGTAACATCGGTTCGCAACGGAGCTGTTACGGTAGAATACGAAGGAGAAACCAAAGAGATCGAAGGAGAACGTATCCTGATGAGTGTGGGACGTCGCCCCGTGCTGCAAGGATTCGAGTCGCTCGGATTGGAGCTTGCCGGCAAAGGTGTAAAGACTAATGAGAGGATGCAAACTTCCCTGCCCAATGTCTATGCTGCAGGTGATATTACAGGCTTCTCGCTTTTGGCACATACGGCTGTACGGGAAGCAGAGGTAGCAGTAGATCAGATTTTGGGCAAAACAGACGAAACGATGAGCTACCGTGCCGTACCAGGTGTGGTGTACACCAATCCCGAGGTCGCCGGTGTGGGAGAGACGGAAGAATCGCTTCGCAAAGCAGGACGTGCCTATACTGTTCGTCGCCTTCCTATGGCTTTCTCCGGTCGATTTGTAGCCGAAAACGAACAAGGCAATGGAGAGTGCAAACTACTACTTGATGAAGAGAACCGCTTGATCGGAGCACACCTCATTGGCAATCCGGCCGGCGAACTCATCGTAACCGCTGCCATGGCCATCGAGACCGGCATGACGGATCGACAAATCGAACGAATCATATTCCCTCATCCGACTGTAGGCGAAATCCTAAAAGAAACTCTCGCCGGAGGTTGA
- the lgt gene encoding prolipoprotein diacylglyceryl transferase — protein sequence MTLPAFITWDFDPVLFTLFGHPIVWYGLLFALGLIILGPWIEKKMWEHEKLDSKWFESLAVYVFVGTIVGARLGHVLFYDPAYYLANPAKIFVTWEGGLASHGGTIGIIIACWLYSRRVTRKSILWVLDRLAVPTGIVAAMIRLGNLTNSEIFGRPTTLPWGFRFIRSEEYRHLVPNMDMGCHPTQIYEALCYLAVFALCMWLYWKRDAARRYSGLIVGVFLTGIFLSRFIIERIKIVQEPWELKLIESVGLNMGQLLSIPFVLAGIWLIIRAVKNPITQKLS from the coding sequence ATGACACTACCTGCATTCATCACATGGGATTTCGATCCGGTTCTATTTACCCTCTTCGGGCACCCTATTGTCTGGTACGGTTTGCTCTTTGCATTGGGGCTGATCATTCTGGGCCCTTGGATAGAGAAAAAAATGTGGGAACACGAGAAGCTGGATTCCAAATGGTTCGAGTCCCTGGCCGTCTATGTCTTTGTAGGTACTATCGTCGGAGCGCGTTTGGGACATGTCCTATTCTATGACCCGGCATACTATTTGGCCAATCCGGCCAAGATATTTGTCACTTGGGAGGGTGGCTTGGCAAGCCACGGCGGTACCATCGGGATCATTATAGCCTGCTGGCTGTACTCACGCAGGGTGACGCGCAAATCTATTCTATGGGTATTAGATCGTTTGGCTGTGCCTACAGGTATCGTGGCCGCCATGATCCGTCTGGGCAATCTGACCAACAGTGAGATTTTCGGCCGCCCGACGACATTACCTTGGGGCTTCCGCTTTATTCGTTCGGAAGAGTATCGTCACTTGGTACCGAACATGGACATGGGATGTCATCCTACTCAGATATACGAAGCCTTATGCTATTTGGCGGTCTTTGCCCTCTGTATGTGGCTATACTGGAAGCGCGATGCTGCCCGACGCTACTCCGGGCTGATCGTGGGGGTTTTCCTGACAGGTATCTTCCTCTCTCGCTTTATCATCGAACGCATCAAGATCGTTCAAGAGCCGTGGGAGCTAAAGCTCATCGAATCAGTCGGCCTGAATATGGGACAGCTGCTCAGCATACCTTTCGTTCTTGCAGGCATTTGGCTTATCATCCGTGCCGTAAAGAATCCGATTACGCAGAAATTATCATAA
- the nusB gene encoding transcription antitermination factor NusB gives MYYHRDDADIQSAEKELLNSLEQTYDLYLYYLLLVPELTRLHAEALEANKNKHLATEKDKNPNLRMVRNRLAEKIESCRPLWVRAEQNALNWRSEEAFLRRLLKKIHLSEIFTRYMRSDATDDFEADRLFWNELMRDIILPDEELAEVMEEQSIFWDNQIQLIEKIETEEAPDIEEVEQSVRQAVADGNYQTIRQENAPIEIVKEFVLKTIRRIEQDTDPSAILLPAYKEKDDAVFGTTLLRNAIINGQEYRHIIRENLINWEVDRIADMDMLIMQLAITELLHFPNIPVLVTINEYIDLSKLFSTPKSGTFVNGLLDAVVKSLREKGKLLK, from the coding sequence GTGTATTACCATCGAGATGATGCTGATATACAATCTGCCGAAAAAGAGTTGCTCAACAGTCTGGAGCAGACATACGACCTATACCTATATTATCTCCTCTTGGTTCCGGAGCTGACAAGACTGCATGCGGAAGCCCTCGAAGCCAACAAGAACAAGCACTTAGCGACCGAAAAGGACAAAAACCCCAATCTGCGTATGGTACGCAACCGGCTTGCCGAAAAGATCGAGAGCTGCAGGCCTTTGTGGGTAAGAGCCGAACAGAATGCTCTGAATTGGCGTTCCGAAGAAGCTTTTCTGCGACGCCTGCTGAAAAAGATCCATTTGTCCGAGATTTTCACCCGTTATATGAGATCCGATGCCACCGATGACTTCGAAGCCGACCGCTTGTTCTGGAACGAACTGATGCGCGACATCATCCTCCCCGATGAAGAACTGGCAGAAGTGATGGAAGAGCAAAGTATCTTCTGGGACAATCAAATACAACTCATCGAGAAAATCGAGACAGAAGAAGCTCCCGACATAGAGGAGGTGGAACAGTCGGTACGACAAGCAGTTGCCGATGGCAACTACCAAACGATCCGACAGGAAAATGCTCCTATCGAAATCGTGAAGGAGTTCGTCCTCAAGACAATCCGACGGATCGAGCAAGACACCGATCCATCGGCTATCCTGCTTCCTGCATACAAGGAGAAAGACGATGCCGTATTCGGCACCACCCTACTGCGCAATGCCATCATCAACGGACAGGAATATCGCCATATCATCCGTGAAAATCTGATCAACTGGGAAGTGGATCGCATAGCGGACATGGATATGCTGATCATGCAACTGGCTATCACCGAGCTGCTCCACTTCCCGAATATTCCGGTCTTGGTAACGATCAATGAATACATCGACCTCTCCAAGCTGTTCAGTACACCCAAGAGCGGAACGTTCGTAAACGGGTTGCTGGATGCTGTGGTCAAAAGTCTCAGAGAGAAAGGCAAACTACTCAAATAA